A region of the Litchfieldia alkalitelluris genome:
GAGATTGTTCAGGCACTTCAAGAGTTAATTGATGGTTTAGTGAAATTTCAAGATCCAAGGTCGTCAATGTGGTATCAAGTGGTTGATAAAAAGGAAGATCCAGAGAACTGGTTAGAGACCTCTTGTTCAGCATTGTTTTGTTATACCATTGCTCGTGCCATCAATTCTGGTCATGTTGATAAAAGTTATAAAACCTATGCAATCAATGGCTATAAAGGATTGTTAGAGAAAATGACGTTTGATGAAAAAGGATTGTTTGTGATGCCGGAAATCTGTATCGGAACAGGTGTGGGAGATTATCAGCATTATATTGATCGACCAAGATGTGAGAATGATTTACATGGCGTCGGTTCCTTTGTGCTTGCAAGTCTCGTGATGCAGGATTTACTTGAAGAAAGTGAAAACGATCTCAAATAACGAAGACGGGGGTGGGGTAAGGATGAAAAGATATGCAGTTTGTGGCGTGAGTAAGCGAGCAATTGGAATGTTTATTCAACCGATGCTCGAGAGATTTTCATCGACCTGTACGTTAGTAGGTCTGCTAGATTATGATGAAAAACGCTTTAATGTTTGTAAGGCGGAATGTGTAGGGATTGATCATGTTCCTGAATACTTAGATCATCAGTTTGAAAAAATGGTGAACGAAACAAAACCTGATGTGATTATCGTGGCAAGTCGGGATGATACACATGTGACCTATATTTTAAAAGCTCTCGAGCATGATCTTGATGTGATAACAGAAAAACCAATGACAACGACAGCCGAAGATAGCAGAAGGGTGATGGAGGCAGAAGCGAAGAGCAAGGGAAAAGTGACGGTTACATTTAACTATCGTTATAGTCCATATCATATGAAAATCAAGGAATTAATCTTAGAGGGCAAAGTAGGACACGTTACATCGATTGATCTAAACTGGTACATTGATACGTATCATGGTTCAAGTTATTTTCAACGTTGGAACCGTAACCGAGATCATTCAGGTGGTTTGTCGATTCATAAAAGCTCACACCATTTCGATTTAGTTAACTGGTGGCTTGATCAAAAGCCGGTCGAGGTATTTTCCTTTGGGGGATTAAATTATTTTGGATCACAAAGTGAACATAATCCACTAATGGAGGACGGAAGATATTGTCAGACTTGTGATGTGAAGCATCAGTGCTCCTATTATTCTAGATGGAATACAAGAAGCAATAGCATCACAGTCCAGGATGATCATATTGATTCAGATATGAAACGAAAAGAAGGCTATACGAACTACCGGCCTGATCAATGTATCTTTGATTCAGAGATCAACATTGAAGATACATATACAGCAACAGTGAAGTATGAAAAAGGCTCGTTGCTTAGTTATTCAGTTAACTTCTCTGTCCCGTATGAAGGGTATCGATTAGCGATCAATGGAACAAAGGGCAGAATTGAAACGACTGAGTGGCATGCACCATCACGTATTCCTTTTCCAATAGAGGAACAGACAATAGAGTACTTCCCGTTATTTGGTTCAAAGGAAATTATTCATGTTGTTAAACGTGACGGAGGACATGGTGGTGGAGATCCTGTTATCCAAGAGGATATCTTTTTAGGGCCTGATCCGACAAGACCATATGAAATTTTATCAGGAAGTAAGGATGGCGCTTATGCAGTGACAACAGGGGAAGCGGTGTGGCGTTCTGTGAAGGAAAAGAAAATGTTCCGAATTGAAGAGTTACTTCAAGAGAAGGCGTTGAAATAGCATTGTTACCGTTATTTTCTGGGACCACGTAAAAAAAAATTTGCACCATTAAATACACCATTGATTCCCTTGCTCAGGCTTTTTGCGAGAGAAAGGGAATCAGACAGCATCTTTGAATCCCTTTCTTGTGCTTTTTGCGAGAGAAAGGGAATCAGACAGCACCTTTGATTCCTTTTTTGGATTTTTGGTATGAGAAAGGGAATCAGACAACACCTTTCATTCCCTTTCTTGGACTTTTTGCGTGAGAAAGGGAATCAGACAGCACCTTTCATTCCCTTTCTTGGGTTTTGGTATGGGAAAGGGAATCAGACAGCACCTTTGAATCCCTTTCTTGGACTTTTTGCGTGAGAAAGGGAATCAGACAACACCTTTCATTCCCTTTCTTGGGTTTTGGGTATGAGAAAGGGAATCAGACAGACCCTTTGAATCCCTTTCTAGTGCTTTTTGCTAGAGGAAGGGAACCAGACAGCACCGCAGAAGCCATAACCGGCGCTATGCTCACAGACTGCCCCGCGGAAAGCAAGGTGGTCATAGGAAAATGAGAGCGTTTTGTTAATCAGATTGAAGGAAAAAAAGGAGGTTATAAAGCATGGGACGTTTATTAACTGGAGTAATGGCTTTTTGTACATGGGTAAGCCATTTTGCTATATTAAATATACTATGGATAGGATGCACGTTTTTAGGACTCATTGTATTTGGAATTGGCCCAAGTACAATTGCCATGTATGGTGTTTGTAGAAAGGTGGCAATGGGTGATACTGACGTTCCAGTTTTTAAAACGTTCTGGGGCATTTATAAAAAGGAATTTGTAAAAGGAAATCTATTCTTTTATACATTCGTTTTAATAGGTGCGATGTGTTTTTATAACTTGTTTTTTTTCCGTCAATTAGATGGAGGGTTTTTCAATGCACTACATATCATGATGATGATTACCGTCTTTGCCTTTTTAATTATGGTGTTGTATGTCATCCCTGTGTATGTTCATTATAAATTGAGTTTCTTTGAACACTTTAAACAAGCACTACTAATCGGCTTCTTACGCCCAGCCAACCTATTTTTAATGGTGATTTGCGGTCTATCAAGCTACTATTTCTTCATCTCCTTTCCAGGATTTATTCCAATCTTTGGTTTCACCTTATTTGCACAGTTAAATATGTGGTTAGCGATGAAGTGTTTTGAAGATATTGAGCAATATAAAGCATCGCGTGCTGTGAGGGTGTAAAGGTTGAGTTTTCTTAAGGATAATGAGGAAGTCGGTCGGAGTGAATGTTGTCTGAAGAGAAGAGCACAATCTGCTAATAAGATATATACCATAGAGAATATAAATAGGGATGCATTTCTTAGGTATTTTCAGGGTAGACCGTTATGCGAATGAGTATTTGTACCTTGAAGGATGAAAAGTTAAAAGTATA
Encoded here:
- a CDS encoding Gfo/Idh/MocA family protein — encoded protein: MKRYAVCGVSKRAIGMFIQPMLERFSSTCTLVGLLDYDEKRFNVCKAECVGIDHVPEYLDHQFEKMVNETKPDVIIVASRDDTHVTYILKALEHDLDVITEKPMTTTAEDSRRVMEAEAKSKGKVTVTFNYRYSPYHMKIKELILEGKVGHVTSIDLNWYIDTYHGSSYFQRWNRNRDHSGGLSIHKSSHHFDLVNWWLDQKPVEVFSFGGLNYFGSQSEHNPLMEDGRYCQTCDVKHQCSYYSRWNTRSNSITVQDDHIDSDMKRKEGYTNYRPDQCIFDSEINIEDTYTATVKYEKGSLLSYSVNFSVPYEGYRLAINGTKGRIETTEWHAPSRIPFPIEEQTIEYFPLFGSKEIIHVVKRDGGHGGGDPVIQEDIFLGPDPTRPYEILSGSKDGAYAVTTGEAVWRSVKEKKMFRIEELLQEKALK
- a CDS encoding YesL family protein, encoding MGRLLTGVMAFCTWVSHFAILNILWIGCTFLGLIVFGIGPSTIAMYGVCRKVAMGDTDVPVFKTFWGIYKKEFVKGNLFFYTFVLIGAMCFYNLFFFRQLDGGFFNALHIMMMITVFAFLIMVLYVIPVYVHYKLSFFEHFKQALLIGFLRPANLFLMVICGLSSYYFFISFPGFIPIFGFTLFAQLNMWLAMKCFEDIEQYKASRAVRV